The proteins below are encoded in one region of Equus przewalskii isolate Varuska chromosome 1, EquPr2, whole genome shotgun sequence:
- the LBX1 gene encoding transcription factor LBX1 → MTSKEDGKAAPGEERRRSPLDHLPPPANSNKPLTPFSIEDILNKPSVRRSYSLCGAAHLLAAADKHAPGGLPLAGRALLSQTSPLCALEELASKTFKGLEVSVLQAAEGRDGMTIFGQRQTPKKRRKSRTAFTNHQIYELEKRFLYQKYLSPADRDQIAQQLGLTNAQVITWFQNRRAKLKRDLEEMKADVESAKKLGPSGQMDIVALAELEQNSEAAGGGGGGCGRAKSRPGSPALPPGAPQAPGAGPLQLSPSSPLTDQPASSQDCSEDEEDEEIDVDD, encoded by the exons ATGACTTCCAAGGAGGACGGCAAAGCGGCGCCGGGGGAGGAGCGGCGGCGCAGCCCTCTGGACCACCTGCCGCCGCCCGCCAACTCCAACAAGCCGCTGACGCCGTTCAGCATCGAGGATATCCTCAACAAGCCGTCTGTGCGGAGAAGTTACTCGCTGTGCGGGGCGGCGCACCTGCTGGCGGCTGCGGACAAGCACGCGCCGGGCGGCTTGCCCCTGGCGGGCCGCGCGCTGCTCTCGCAGACCTCGCCGCTGTGCGCGCTGGAGGAACTCGCCAGCAAGACCTTTAAGGGGCTGGAGGTCAGCGTCCTGCAGGCAGCAGAAG GCCGCGACGGGATGACCATCTTTGGGCAGCGGCAGACCCCCAAGAAGCGGCGAAAGTCCCGCACGGCCTTCACCAACCACCAGATCTATGAGTTGGAGAAACGCTTTCTCTACCAGAAGTACCTGTCCCCCGCCGATCGCGACCAAATCGCGCAGCAGCTGGGCCTCACCAACGCTCAAGTTATCACCTGGTTCCAGAATCGGCGCGCCAAGCTCAAGCGGGACCTGGAGGAGATGAAGGCCGACGTGGAGTCCGCCAAGAAACTGGGCCCCAGCGGGCAGATGGACATCGTGGCGCTGGCTGAACTGGAGCAGAACTCGGAGGCCGcgggcggcggtggcggcggctgCGGCAGGGCCAAGTCGAGGCCTGGCTCTCCGGCGCTCCCCCCAGGCGCCCCGCAGGCCCCGGGGGCCGGGCCCCTGCAGCTCTCGCCCTCTTCCCCGCTCACGGACCAGCCGGCCAGCAGCCAGGACTGCTCGGAGGACGAGGAAGACGAAGAGATCGACGTGGACGATTGA